GCTTTTGTCAAACGGAAAAATAAAATCATGGAAGGATTGAAAGGATATCGGGAATTGAATCGAAACGCCATGGCCCGCTTAAAATCCGGGGGGTTTTTAATCACCTCTTCCTGTTCCCACCATGTGAGTTTGGACTTATTTCAAGAAACCATACAAAAAGCGGCTAACCAGGCAAAAAAAAATCTTAGACTATTAGAAACGAGGGGACAATCCCGGGATCATCCCTCATTGCCTGCAGCTAAAGAAACCACCTATCTCAAATGCATGGTTTTCCAGGTCGATTAATTTCAAGAATAAACAAAAATTCAAAATTTTCCTTGACTTGGAGCTTTCCTATTCCGTACATTAAATCTTTTATCATGTCCCTGATAATCTGAGGAAAAGCAAACGGCGGGGGCAATGAAATCCGAGCAGGATGAATTCAGAAAGGGCTTGAGTTTTGCCAGCCGAATTGGCGCGGAATTGGTGGCGTCTACGGCTGTGGGAGGGGGGTTAGGTTACTTTTTGGACCGTTTTTTAAATACGTCCCCCTGGATCATGGTGGCCGGTTTGTTGTTGGGAGGCGTAGCCGGCATGCTAAGTGTTTATCGTTTTGTCAACCGGGATCAAACAAAATAATGGAATTGGAAAACCCCCTTCATCATTTTGAACTTCATAACTTCATTTCTCTCTCCTTATTTGGATTGGATATTTCTATCAACAAAGCCGTCATTATGATGTGGCTGGCCATTGGGCTCATTTTCTTGTTTTTCCGAATAGCCGGGGCGAAAAAAGCGTTGGTTCCCAGTAAAATTCAAAGTATTGCAGAAATTTCAGTGGATTTTCTCCGAGGCATTACCAGCGAGTATATGGGGGAGGAAGGAAAAAAATATCTTCCCTTTATTGCGTCCCTTTTCTTTTTCATATTGTTTTGTAACCTCCTGGGGTTAATTCCAGGGTCCTATACCGTGACCAGCCAGGTGATCGTGACAGGGGCCTTTGCTTTTGTGGTCTATTTGATCAGCCTCGTGGTAGGGTTTTCAATACACGGTTTAGGGTTTTTAAAAATTCTGGTTCCATCCGGAACGCCGCTTTGGCTCCTACCCCTAATGATCCCTATTGAAGTCATTAGTCAATTGGCAAGACCGGTTACCCTTGCATTGAGACTTTTTGCCAATATGACTGCGGGGCATACAGTTCTGGCGGTTTTGTTTGGATTGACGGTTGTTTTGAATTTCTATTTAGGTTGGCTTCCTTTTACGTTTAGCGTTTTAGTTTATATTTTGGAATTGTTTATTGCTTTTATTCAAGCCTATATTTTTTCTGTTTTGGCCTGTGTGTATATTGGTGATGCCATCAAGTTACATTAATTGACAATAACTATTGGGAATGAGGAGTTTTATTCAAGTGATTCGCATGGGGATTTCCATGCGGCACATGCAACATTGCATTTTAACCTGATTAAAGCCAGAGGAGGTTTTAAATTATGGAAGCATCAGCCGCAGCGCTTTTGGGGATGGGTTTGGCAGCCGCCGGGTTTGGAGGGGCGGGAATTGGCATCGGATATATTTTTGGAAAGATGATCGAGGCCGTTGCACGTCAGCCTGAAGCGGAAGCCAAAACCGGGAAATATATGTGGATCGGTTTTGCTTTGGTGGAAGCGATTGCCCTTTACGGTCTGGTCGTTGCTTTTATTATTTTCGGGAAAGCTTAAGAATTTTTCAGAACCGCTAATCCACTTTTTTCGAGGTTGAACCATGCCACAATTTGATACCCATTTTCTTTCCCCGTTGATTTTTTGGTCTCTGGTGTCCTTTGGGATTTTATTAATCCTGTTGTATAAGTACGGGTTACCCACCATTGTCCAAACCTTGGAACTCCGGGAACGAACCATTCGGGAGAGTTTAGAAGAAGCGGAGAGGCTTCGAAAAGAAGCCCAAAACCAACTGGGCCAATACCAAGGCCAGCTTAGGGAGGCTCACCAGGAAGCCGAAGCGATTTTGGAGGCCGGTCGAAAGGAAAGCCAGCGGATTTCCGAGGAAAACGAACGGCGTGTTCGCCAGGAAACGGATCGAATGATTGCTGAAGCACGACGAGAGATTGATCGTGAGAAATTAGAAGCCAGTCGGCAAATTCGGGAAGAGACCGCACAGCTCATTCTTTTGGCGGCTGAAAGGGTTTTGCAACGCAGCCTGACCGAGGCAGATCATGGACGATTGGTTGATCAAGCCCTTGAAGAATTGGCAGAACGTTATCCAAAGGGTGAGGGTTAATCTCAAAAAGGTTTTTCGGGAAAAAAGATTCCAGTATTTTCTTCTACACCTATCCTGTTACGAGCGGCACCCCCTTCCTAAAAATGAACCAGACAAAAACCCCTCGCCATTGAGTTCATCAAGCGGTGAAAAATTCTTTTCGTTTTCCTCTTTCTGGGTTTGACACTTTATACAGAGGGTACTGATGGGCCGTAACTTCAATCTGCGAAATTCGATTTCTCCCTGGCAGGACTCACAGATGTTGATTTTTCCCTCTTGCAAACGCTTGAATGCGGTTTCCATTTTTAAAAAGTAACTTTTCTCGTGATCGTTGAGTTTTTTCAGGAGGTTTTGGTCGGAATTTCCCTTTTCTCCAATGCGTTCCTTCACTTCTGAAAAAAATGCTTCTCGCTGTTTTTCCAGGAGTTTTTGAATTTCAGTTTGAGATTCGTTCGCCTTTAGTTTTTTCCCCATGTGAAGCCTCCAATTTTAGCAAGAGGTTAAACCGTGATCATTTTTAGGGTTTTCTTGAAGATAGGGAAATCTGCAATTCTTATACCTCAACGTAAGGGCGTTTTTCGGCGTGTTAAATTATGGGGGGAAAAAAGAGAAAATTGCTTTGTTTTTTATGAATTATTTGGTTTTTTGGGTTTTGGTTTTCTAAGGTATTGTCTTTAATTGGTACTAAACCCTTTTGGGGGGGTGGGATGTTTCCCCCTTCCATTTTAAGAGAAAAATGGTTCCATTTTTATGTTCCCTGGTTCCAATAAACCCTTAGAGTCAGACAGGAATATCAGAAAGGGTTTAAATGAAGGTAGTCTTTTGGGGGCTTAAGGAAGGAAAGTTTAATTTCTTCTTCCCGAATATTGATAAAATCAATAATGGTTGTGGTCCCATCTCTTTGAGTATCTGCGATCCGAACCGGAAGCCCTCCCAACCCAGGGGCTTCCCATACAAAGGAATAGTGGAGGGCAGAACTTTCCGTTCCCTCTTTTTTCCCAATGAGATATAGGGTTGCAGAGTGACCGTTGAGGGAGGTTTCCTTTATTTTTATTTTTTGAACCTGAAGAGGAGAAGAATTTTCAGGTGGTAGGATTCCCTGCTGGTAGGCCCGTGAAAATTCTTTTTGGTCCATCCTAGTAGAAAAGTAAATTTGGTCTTTTGGGAAGACCCTGTAGGAAATTAGTTTATCATAATCAAAAATATGAAATTCCTCTCCCTGGGGAAGAGGTTCAAAACGGACGGATTTGTTTACCCTTGTGATTTTGGCTTGGCTCTCGTTTTTGCCGCCGTTTGATAGGTAGGTGGTTATTTTAAAATTCATCACTGTGGCGATTGGGTCTTGGGTTTGGCTGAGAGAAAGCGGGAAAAAAAATAGGAAGGGAGTCAGATGAATAAAAAAAATGAGGGTTTTAATTTTTCCCCTCATTCAAGCTTCCTTTTCG
The window above is part of the Nitrospiria bacterium genome. Proteins encoded here:
- a CDS encoding AtpZ/AtpI family protein, translated to MKSEQDEFRKGLSFASRIGAELVASTAVGGGLGYFLDRFLNTSPWIMVAGLLLGGVAGMLSVYRFVNRDQTK
- a CDS encoding F0F1 ATP synthase subunit A; its protein translation is MELENPLHHFELHNFISLSLFGLDISINKAVIMMWLAIGLIFLFFRIAGAKKALVPSKIQSIAEISVDFLRGITSEYMGEEGKKYLPFIASLFFFILFCNLLGLIPGSYTVTSQVIVTGAFAFVVYLISLVVGFSIHGLGFLKILVPSGTPLWLLPLMIPIEVISQLARPVTLALRLFANMTAGHTVLAVLFGLTVVLNFYLGWLPFTFSVLVYILELFIAFIQAYIFSVLACVYIGDAIKLH
- the atpE gene encoding ATP synthase F0 subunit C, whose translation is MEASAAALLGMGLAAAGFGGAGIGIGYIFGKMIEAVARQPEAEAKTGKYMWIGFALVEAIALYGLVVAFIIFGKA
- the atpF gene encoding F0F1 ATP synthase subunit B, with translation MPQFDTHFLSPLIFWSLVSFGILLILLYKYGLPTIVQTLELRERTIRESLEEAERLRKEAQNQLGQYQGQLREAHQEAEAILEAGRKESQRISEENERRVRQETDRMIAEARREIDREKLEASRQIREETAQLILLAAERVLQRSLTEADHGRLVDQALEELAERYPKGEG
- a CDS encoding TraR/DksA C4-type zinc finger protein → MGKKLKANESQTEIQKLLEKQREAFFSEVKERIGEKGNSDQNLLKKLNDHEKSYFLKMETAFKRLQEGKINICESCQGEIEFRRLKLRPISTLCIKCQTQKEENEKNFSPLDELNGEGFLSGSFLGRGCRS